The window ATACCGGAGCGTTGCCTGCTGGTATCTGTATGCGTATCCCAACGAATCACATCGGAATCGGGCACAACAATGAAACGGGTGGGGGCCACCTACTCAGGAGCTGGTATCTCCCATTCCCGTCCAACACGTTCGTTGAACTTACACAGTGGAGCACCTTCGGGCAAACGGCGTTCGAAAGCCGGTGAGTAGCAGTTAATATTGCAGGAGTCACAGGCGATCACCTCATCGAACCGCCCTTCGCGCACCTTCTTTGGCCAGAATGGGTCACAGATAAGCTGGCGCCCGATCGCCACCATGTCTGCCCGTTCTTTGGTCAGTATGTCCTCGGCAATTTCCGGGGTGTTTATCTTGCCCACCGCGATTACCGGAATGCTGACTGCCTTCTTGATGGGTTCGGCAAGATAGACCAGTGACCCCATCTTGTTCCGCTTTACCGGAGAAACCGGCACCTTACCCCAACCACCGGTTGAGATGTCCAGGCAGTCCACCCCGGCCTTCTCAAGCTCCCGGGCATAGGTTATGCTATCGGCGTCGATTTCTCCGTCCTTCTCCAGTGCTCCCAGGCGAAACAATACCGGGAAGTCCGGACCGACAAATGCACGCACGGCGGTTACAAGGTCGATACCGAACTGCATTCGACCAGCCGGGCTGTCACCGTACTTGTCCGTGCGCCTGTTCAGGTCAGGATTGGTGAACTGGCAGGGGAGGTAAGCATGGGCACCGTGAAGCTCAACACAGTCGAAACCGGCATCTCGTACATTCCTTGCCCCTTTGGCAAACCGGTAGATGATGGCCTCTATCTCCGGTATAGTCAACTCGCGCATATCCTCTCTAGCCGAAGGTGCTATTCGCTCGCCGCTATCCGGGTACTTCTCTTGACTGGAGACCTGTGTACCACGACCCTGGGGAAAGCGGTTCGCTTGCCAGAGCTGGAGACCGATTTTACCCCCGGCCTCATGGACCTGGTCTGCAAACGCGCGTAGTCGTCCGATGAAGGCAGCTAATCCTTCGGCGCCATCCCACAACTCCTCACACGCCAGGTTATCTATCGCGGTATTGGCCGTTATAACCAGACCGGCACCACCCCTGGCGCGTTCTGCGTAGAACGACCGGGCTCGGCGATTGGTCAAGCCCATATTCATCTGAATAGCGGGGTACACAATCCTGTTCGGGACCTCCATGCCCCGGATGGTGATTGGCTCGAAGAGTTTCATGCTTTCCTCCTGTGTGCAGTCAGAGTAGCAACCCGGGTCCCAGTATCCCGGCTGTTCTCATGTTATCTCATAGCTGAACTGGACGTCAATGGTGGCTACTGCCCGGCGTGTACGTACCACGTGCATCAGACCGTGTTGACCTCAACGGCAAAGTGATGTATTGTTTGGGCACGTCAAACCCTCTAACCATGAAACAAGAGGAGGTTCCCGCTGTGGTCCTGCCCCTGGAAGGTACCAAGGAGAAGTGGTCCGGCCTGAATGCTGCCGGACTGCCTGGTCTGAAGGAAAGCGGAAGAAATAATCGAGACGGAGTAAAAAAATGATATACCTTGAGGAAACACTGAACCTGCTGCCGGCCAGTCCGGAGACCCTGGATAACTTCGTCGCCTTCGCCCGGGAGAAGTTCGTACCGGTCTGTAAGCGTCTCGGATGCCGGATGGTCATTGCCTGGTACAACGACCTGGAGTGGTTCTGCCAGGTGAAACAGGTGCTGGAATTCGATGACATGGCGGCGCTGCAGGACTTCCGTAGAAAAGCCAGTGAGGACCCGGCGTGGGGAGAGTACGCGGCACGGCTTGAAGAGTTCGCTCCCGAGCGGCGTTCGCGCTTGCTCGAACCACTGGCTCCCGTCTGGCCGGAGGTCCTGCACAAGGCCGCTGCCGAAAGCCGGGAGACGCCGGTGAGGGCGTATAGTCTGGCAATACTGGAAGTAGCCCCCAACCAGTGGGACGACTTTGTTGCCGGGCTGTCACAACCCCCGACCAATCTCCCCATAGTCTCCAGTTGGAGGCCTATCGCCGGGAGTCCCAATGAGGTCATCGACGTCTGGAAAGGGGCGATGCGGCTGACGGGATACGAACCGGTGGACGACAACATGCGGGAGTTCTTCCGAAACCTTCGGCCACGGGCACCCAAGGAACACCTGGTGCCGGTATTTGCCCTGCCGTACTCTGACCTGCTCTAGCAGGCTGATGAAAAAGGGGAGTCCAGAGGGGATTCGCCCCTTCTGAGGGGCGCCCCCTTATGCCAGGGGTCTGGGGGTGCCCCCCAGATACAATCTTTTCCCCCTTCCTGGCTAGGAAGGGGAAGGCCCCGCCTCTTCTGAGAGGCGCCCCATCTGGGCCGCACGGGGATTGGTCGAAAGGATTTTTCAGCACCCTGCTAGGAATATGCTTTGACAGTTCGCCGGGATAGAGGCTAGAATAACCGCAACCCCTGACCAATGTGAGCAGGGATTCAATATAAATCACAGGAGGTAATCCAATGCCGAAATCAGGGCGATTGAACAAGAAGAACATCGGCTTCAGCATGCCTGTTGATGCGCCCCTGTATAGCAAGCCGCCCATCTACTACAAGGATGTGGAGGCTATCTCCTTCACCTACGAGACTGACGAAGATGCAGTGCTCGATATACTTCCGGAGGGACTGGAAATCAACTCACCGCCAACGGCCAATCTGATATTCATCAAGTACCCCTTCAGCACACTGGGTCCTTACGATGAAGTGATTCTCGGTATCAGTTGCCTGTGGCAGGGAAAACCGAGATTCTACATTGCCCATATCGTACTTAATACCGATATACCGTTGGCGGCGGGCCGGGAAATCTGGGGATATCCCAAGAAACTGGCGCATATAACGCTGGAAAAAGAAGGTGACCTGATTACGGGGACCATGGAGCGGCCGCGGGGGAACCGCATCTGCACCGGTGTCATCAGACCGGAGACACCGATAGAGGTTGTCCAGGCCGAACCGGTCCCCGGAATGTCGTTAAGGGTTATTCCCAGCCCCGAGGAAGGGGAAGAACCTTCCCTTATGGACCTGGTTGAGGTCCCTCCAAATAGCACAACTAAAGAGGCATGGCAAGGGCCCGGCTTTGCGCAGTATAATTCTACCTCCACAATCGACCCCTGGCACCGGATTGCTGTCAAGAAACCGCTGATGGCCGTGTACCGGCGCTATGACCAGATTCTTAACTACGGAAAAGTCGTAAAACGATACTAAATGTGAAATCCTGACAGAAATACGAAGACTATTTACCAGTCTTCTTTTTGAATCACTATATACTGTGCTGCGTATTTCATCTAAACGGATGTGCATCGCAAACGAGAGACTTTCGTATGTGCTATTCTGGAAGTGAGGTATCGGCACCGTACCATAAGATGTGCCCGTACCTGTTTATCTCTAGCAGGATGATGGAAAAGGGGAGTACAGAGGGGGCACCCCTCTTCCGAGAGGGGCCGAAGCTCCCTT of the Dehalococcoidales bacterium genome contains:
- a CDS encoding NADH:flavin oxidoreductase, which codes for MKLFEPITIRGMEVPNRIVYPAIQMNMGLTNRRARSFYAERARGGAGLVITANTAIDNLACEELWDGAEGLAAFIGRLRAFADQVHEAGGKIGLQLWQANRFPQGRGTQVSSQEKYPDSGERIAPSAREDMRELTIPEIEAIIYRFAKGARNVRDAGFDCVELHGAHAYLPCQFTNPDLNRRTDKYGDSPAGRMQFGIDLVTAVRAFVGPDFPVLFRLGALEKDGEIDADSITYARELEKAGVDCLDISTGGWGKVPVSPVKRNKMGSLVYLAEPIKKAVSIPVIAVGKINTPEIAEDILTKERADMVAIGRQLICDPFWPKKVREGRFDEVIACDSCNINCYSPAFERRLPEGAPLCKFNERVGREWEIPAPE
- a CDS encoding acetoacetate decarboxylase family protein; the encoded protein is MPKSGRLNKKNIGFSMPVDAPLYSKPPIYYKDVEAISFTYETDEDAVLDILPEGLEINSPPTANLIFIKYPFSTLGPYDEVILGISCLWQGKPRFYIAHIVLNTDIPLAAGREIWGYPKKLAHITLEKEGDLITGTMERPRGNRICTGVIRPETPIEVVQAEPVPGMSLRVIPSPEEGEEPSLMDLVEVPPNSTTKEAWQGPGFAQYNSTSTIDPWHRIAVKKPLMAVYRRYDQILNYGKVVKRY